One window from the genome of Yarrowia lipolytica chromosome 1B, complete sequence encodes:
- a CDS encoding uncharacterized protein (Compare to YALI0B08778g, similar to Saccharomyces cerevisiae LHS1 (YKL073W); ancestral locus Anc_2.618, weakly similar to uniprot|P36016 Saccharomyces cerevisiae YKL073w Heat shock protein 70 homolog LHS1 precursor) — protein MKVAHIIQLAAMVATALAAVLAIDYGQEYTKAALLSPGINFEIVLTQDSKRKQPSAIGFKGKADSKFGLERVYGSPAVLMEPRFPSDVVLYHKRLLGGRPKLDNPNYKEYTQMRPACMAVPSNSSRSAIAFQVKDSEWSAEELLAMQISDIKSRADDMLKTQSKSNTDTVKDVVMTVPPHFTHSQRLALADAVDLAGLKLIALVSDGTATAVNYVSTRKFTDEKEYHVVYDMGAGSASATLFSVQDVNGTPVIDIEGVGYDEALAGQDMTNMMVKILAASFMEQNKDKVQLQTFIRDVKAAAKLWKEAERAKAILSANQEVSVSIEAVHNGIDFKTTVTRDDYVRSIEKISTRLNGPLEKALAGFADSPVALKDVKSVILTGGVTRTPVIQEKLKELLGDVPISKNVNTDESIVLGSLLRGVGISSIFKSRDIKVIDRTPHEFDLRLDVLGAKDEILRSEKANVFSKGAAQGESVVSKLDISEIGNANLYLLEDGDSFVRLDVRDMDAIKKELNCEKSAELHVPFDLTLSGTIKVGKAKVVCKGGDAEADAEVTVDDPVEDVVVEEEVVEGETVEGDAKAAKDSKDSKDSKKASKKVDTSRYVPHKTRFVGTKPLTSAAKLKISGHLRSLARKDAERLATSDAANKLESTIYHIKHLIEDAVDQDKVADIKKKIEDAAAWFEEDGLTAGIQELTEKLSVVQPLEDFFKTAGEAIADKATAAASAAGEFVDQAAAAAGVKAGEAADAAKGAADAAGKKAKKAKKAAGKAASQAEEDVLDQLKDANDLIKNIAQLARESGNDVPSEEDIEREMKRAAEGGDSSDSADLSGHLETLMGLQDMLNELNGGEAPSAPGLDVTAIAGITRTIQRLSDKLTELGTPPKDEDDMFRMLGIDPQTFHKFSEEAFEDQASPADQLMDSIGFLQQVLAQDESPDPAALEKMRANIAERQERIAKVAEVAERNQKRQIAALENMLKNAEKTIDISIYNLKQQAPKTASVEDKKAEHDEL, from the coding sequence ATGAAAGTCGCCCACATCATCCAGCTGGCGGCCATGGTCGCCACGGCCCTCGCGGCGGTGCTGGCCATCGACTACGGCCAGGAGTACACAAAAGCAGCCCTGCTGTCGCCCGGAATCAACTTTGAGATTGTGCTGACCCAGGACTCGAAACGAAAGCAGCCCTCTGCGATCGGCTTCAAGGGCAAGGCCGACTCCAAGTTTGGACTCGAGCGGGTCTACGGCTCGCCCGCGGTGCTGATGGAGCCCCGGTTCCCTAGCGACGTGGTTCTCTACCACAAGCGACTGCTGGGCGGACGGCCCAAGCTCGACAACCCCAACTACAAGGAGTACACACAGATGCGACCCGCGTGCATGGCCGTTCCATCCAACTCGTCGCGGTCGGCCATTGCGTTCCAGGTCAAGGACTCAGAGTGGTCCGCagaggagctgctggccatGCAGATCAGTGATATCAAGTCTCGAGCTGACGACATGCTCAAGACCCAATCCAAGTCCAACACTGACAccgtcaaggacgtggTCATGACCGTTCCTCCCCATTTCACCCACTCCCAGCGTCTCGCCCTTGCTGATGCCGTCGATCTCGCCGGCCTCAAGCTCATTGCTCTCGTCTCTGATGGAACCGCCACCGCCGTCAACTACGTGTCCACCCGAAAATTCACCGACGAAAAGGAGTACCACGTGGTCTACGACATGGGTGCTGGCTCCGCCTCCGCCACCCTCTTCTCCGTCCAGGACGTTAACGGAACCCCCGTCATCGACATTGAGGGTGTGGGATACGACGAGGCTCTCGCCGGCCAAGACATGACCAACATGATGGTCAAGATTCTCGCCGCCTCTTTCATGGAAcagaacaaggacaaggtgCAGTTGCAGACCTTCATTCGAGACGTCAAGGCCGCTGCCAagctgtggaaggaggCCGAGCGGGCCAAGGCCATTCTGTCGGCCAACCAGGaggtgtctgtgtccaTTGAGGCCGTGCACAACGGTATTGACTTCAAGACCACTGTCACCCGAGATGACTATGTCAGGAGCATTGAGAAGATTTCGACCCGACTCAACGGACCCCTCGAGAAGGCGCTCGCTGGCTTTGCCGACTCCCCcgtggctctcaaggacgtgaAGTCTGTGATCCTGACCGGTGGTGTCACCAGAACCCCCGTCATccaggagaagctcaaggagctgcttggCGACGTACCCATTTCCAAGAATGTCAACACTGATGAGTCCATTGTGCTCGGTTCTCTGCTTCGAGGTGTCGGtatctcctccatcttcaagTCGCGAGACATCAAGGTGATTGACAGAACCCCCCACGAGTTTGATCTGCGGCTCGACGTTCTTGGcgccaaggacgagattctgcGGTCCGAAAAGGCCAacgtcttctccaaggGCGCTGCCCAGGGCGAGAGTGTGGTGTCCAAGCTCGACATCTCCGAGATTGGCAACGCCAACCTGTACCTGCTTGAGGACGGTGATTCGTTTGTGCGACTTGATGTGCGGGATATGgacgccatcaagaaggagctcaatTGCGAGAAGTCCGCTGAGTTGCACGTGCCCTTTGACCTGACTCTTTCTGGCACCATCAAGGTCGGTAAGGCCAAGGTTGTGTGCAAGGGCGGCGATGCCGAGGCTGATGCTGAGGTCACCGTGGATGACCCCGTGGAGGATGTCGTTGTtgaagaggaggttgtCGAGGGTGAGACAGTTGAGGGCGACGCTaaggctgccaaggacTCCAAGGACTCCAAGGACTCCAAGAAGGCCTCCAAGAAGGTCGATACCTCCCGGTACGTCCCCCACAAGACTCGGTTCGTCGGCACCAAGCCTCTAACCTCTGCTGCTAAGCTCAAGATTTCCGGACACCTGCGATCGCTCGCTCGAAAGGACGCCGAGCGACTCGCTACCTCCGACGCCGCCAACAAGCTTGAGTCCACCATTTATCACATCAAGCATCTGATTGAGGACGCCGTTGACCAGGACAAGGTTGCcgacatcaagaagaagattgaggacGCTGCTGCGTGGTTCGAGGAAGACGGTCTCACTGCAGGCATCCAGGAGCTCACTGAGAAGCTCTCTGTGGTGCAGCCCCTGGAGGACTTTTTCAAGACTGCCGGTGAGGCTATTGCCGATAAGgctactgctgctgcttctgctgccgGCGAGTTTGTGGAccaggctgctgctgctgccggtGTCAAGGCCGGCGAGGCCGCAGATGCTGCCAAGGgagctgctgatgctgctggcaagaaggccaagaaggccaagaaggctgccgGCAAGGCTGCTAGccaggccgaggaggacgtgCTTGATCAGCTTAAGGATGCCAACGATCTTATCAAGAACATTGCCCAGCTCGCCCGGGAGAGTGGCAACGATGTGCCCAGTGAGGAGGATATTGAGCGGGAGATGAAGCGAGCTGCTGAAGGCGGCGACTCTTCCGACTCTGCTGATCTTTCCGGCCACCTCGAGACCCTCATGGGCCTGCAGGACATGCTCAACGAGCTTAACGGCGGCGAGGCTCCCTCTGCTCCCGGTCTGGACGTTACTGCGATTGCCGGAATCACCCGAACCATCCAGCGGCTGTCCGACAAGCTGACCGAGCTCGGAACTCCTCCCAAGGATGAGGACGACATGTTCCGAATGCTTGGCATCGACCCCCAGACCTTCCACAAGTTCTCCGAGGAGGCGTTTGAGGACCAGGCTTCTCCTGCCGACCAGCTGATGGACTCTATTGGTTTCCTGCAGCAGGTTCTGGCCCAGGACGAGTCTCCCGATCCTGCCGCccttgagaagatgagggCCAACATTGCCGAGCGACAGGAGCGGATTGCCAaggtggccgaggtggcTGAGCGAAACCAGAAGCGGCAGATTGCTGCGCTGGAGAACATGCTCAAGAACGCCGAGAAGACCATTGACATCAGCATCTACAACCTCAAGCAGCAGGCCCCCAAGACTGCGTCGGttgaggacaagaaggctgaGCATGATGAGTTGTAG
- a CDS encoding uncharacterized protein (Compare to YALI0B08800g, no similarity) — MEGVGVWREGPGLCYTKTTFGSSVRRIYKGDVSHIRCGGGTVVVCVCVCVCRCLSHSPTCSPVLDQAKDKIHTHTDKKGAQIQTQSQTQSQTQSQTQTDKKGAHTQPPRKTHARSDISAAAIGRTVGGTSPVKEQAASSSAGVRSADSSPRVSQASFAVPQTASTGLGLSIPTSPTPRRRPSKRGHRRSTSDILHNSTGGVSGVFKVDKPQERAWGTPAQPKQSPQKYHAQIQHSYPPNSYPPNTYPQNTYYPPPPPPQQHSGIHYPPQHYPPPPPPPPPPQDHGSPTVTPSGMVHHSPPHALGQAFQPQPPQPSPQHQRQYNYTHAPPYGSPPQYSHQSHSPTRPSPLHGPPQTPPTSNPTSASGTRPTLAPLHVSLPPISTSINSPTSAPDRVTLPPMRAIYEPVMPYGDVTSPRAHLPSPAPHSPGQREVDDDAAESLMYFSSPRR, encoded by the exons ATGGAGGGCGTGGGAGTGTGGAGAGAGGGCCCCGGGTTGTGCTACACAAAGACGACGTTTGGAAGCAGTGTCCGGAGAATATATAAGGGTGACGTTTCGCACATTAGGTGTGGTGGCGGTACAGTagtggtgtgtgtgtgtgtgtgtgtgtgtcgttGCCTCAGTCACTCGCCCACTTGCTCACCTGTACTT GAccaggccaaggacaagatacacacacacacagacaagaagggcgcacagatacagacacagtcACAGACACAGTCACAGACGCAgtcacagacacagacagacaagaagggcgcacacacacaacccCCCCGCAAGACCCACGCACGCAGCGACATCTCCGCCGCAGCAATAGGTCGCACGGTGGGGGGCACAAGTCCggtcaaggagcaggcggcttcatcttctgctggagTGCGTTCGGCAGACTCGTCTCCAAGGGTCTCACAGGCCTCATTTGCAGTGCCGCAGACGGCCAGTACCGGCCTGGGACTGTCAATACCGACCTCTCCGACGCCACGAAGGCGGCCCTCCAAGCGGGGACACCGACGCTCGACCTCGGACATTCTACACAACTCCACTGGTGGAGTGTCCGGCGTCTTCAAGGTCGACAAGCCCCAGGAGAGGGCGTGGGGCACTCCGGCGCAGCCAAAGCAGTCACCCCAGAAGTACCACGCCCAGATTCAGCACAGCTACCCGCCCAACTCTTACCCGCCAAACACCTACCCTCAGAACACTTACTAcccccctcctcccccaccaCAACAGCATAGTGGTATCCACTACCCTCCACAGCActaccctcctcctcctccgccgcCTCCCCCGCCACAAGATCACGGATCTCCTACAGTCACACCTTCAGGCATGGTGCACCACTCCCCACCGCACGCCTTGGGCCAGGCCTTCCAACCCCAGCCTCCACAGCCGTCCCCCCAACATCAAAGACAGTACAATTACACCCACGCCCCGCCCTACGGATCGCCACCTCAATACAGTCACCAGTCGCACTCGCCAACACGCCCGTCACCGCTGCATGGACCGCCACAGACGCCTCCGACGTCCAATCCCACGTCAGCATCGGGAACCAGACCCACGCTGGCGCCTCTACACGTGTCGCTGCCGCCGATATCCACGTCCATCAACTCGCCAACGTCTGCGCCTGACAGAGTCACCCTGCCGCCCATGCGTGCTATCTACGAGCCGGTGATGCCGTATGGGGACGTTACGAGTCCCCGAGCGCATCTTCCCTCTCCCGCGCCTCATTCACCGGGCCAGAGAGAGGTCGATGACGATGCTGCAGAGTCGTTGATGTATTTCAGCTCTCCGAGAAGGTAA
- a CDS encoding uncharacterized protein (Compare to YALI0B08844g, similar to Saccharomyces cerevisiae PAC10 (YGR078C); ancestral locus Anc_3.134, similar to uniprot|P48363 Saccharomyces cerevisiae YGR078c PAC10 GIM4 - Gim complex component), with product MSASSEPDTNPRGIPRAPFVDNVAEFVSKSGVKESLDKFQEMLQKYKYMEMTTLQRQAGLKEKIPDIQKSLEMVEFLQLKGSAGEDVVTNYELNDTLYTEAKIEASGIQSVYLWLGANVMLEYDVAEAKQLLSERLEGAKRGYDTAEEDVLFLRENITTVEVNIARVHNWDVNRRKKEREEAERAENK from the coding sequence atgtctgCGTCCTCTGAACCTGACACAAACCCCCGCGGCATTCCCCGGGCCCCCTTCGTCGACAATGTGGCCGAGTTTGTGAGCAAGTCGGGCGTCAAGGAATCGCTCGACAAATTCCAGGAAATGCTgcaaaagtacaagtatatgGAAATGACGACTTTACAGCGGCAGGCCgggctcaaggagaagattcCGGACATCCAAAAGTcgctggagatggtggagtttCTGCAGCTCAAGGGTTCGGCCGGCGAAGACGTGGTGACCAACTACGAGCTCAACGACACGCTGTACACAGAAGCCAAGATCGAGGCGAGCGGCATTCAGTCTGTCTATCTGTGGCTGGGCGCCAACGTGATGCTGGAGTACGATGTTGCCGaggccaagcagctgctgagTGAGCGGTTGGAGGGTGCCAAGAGAGGCTACGACACCGCCGAGGAAGATGTGCTGTTTCTGAGAgaaaacatcaccaccgttGAGGTGAACATTGCCCGTGTGCACAACTGGGACGTAAACCGACGTAAGAAGGAGCGTGAGGAGGCGGAGCGAGCGGAAAACAAGTAG
- a CDS encoding 60S ribosomal protein eL18 (Compare to YALI0B08866g, similar to uniprot|P07279 Saccharomyces cerevisiae YNL301C 60S ribosomal protein L18 (RP28), similar to Saccharomyces cerevisiae RPL18B (YNL301C) and RPL18A (YOL120C); ancestral locus Anc_3.52), with amino-acid sequence MGKDSFTKKHQKHSNRTAPKSENVYLTLLVKLYRFLARRTDSKFNKRVLKGLFLSKVNRPPVSTGKIVENLKVKGNADKIVVVVGTVTDDPRLVEFPKTTVAALRFTGTARARIVKAGGEALTLDQLAVRAPTGENTLMLRGSRNARQAVRHFGFGPHKNKAPRVLSKGRKFERARGRRRSRGFKV; translated from the exons ATGGGAAAAGACTCTTTCACCAAGAAGCACCAGAAGCATTCTAACCGAACTGCTCCCAAGTCCGAGAACGTCTACCTGACCCTCCTGGTCAAGCTGTACCGATTCCTGGCCC GACGAACTGACTCCAAGTTCAACAAGCGGGTTCTCAAGGGTCTTTTCCTCTCCAAGGTCAACCGACCCCCCGTCTCCACTGGCAAGATTGTCGAGAACCTCAAGGTCAAGGGCAATGCTGACAAGatcgttgttgttgtcggcACCGTGACTGACGATCCCCGACTCGTCGAGTTCCCCAAGACCACCGTCGCTGCCCTCCGATTCACCGGCACTGCCCGAGCTCGAATCGTCAAGGCTGGCGGTGAGGCCCTCACTCTTGATCAGCTTGCTGTCCGAGCCCCTACCGGCGAGAACACTCTGATGCTGCGAGGCTCCCGAAACGCCCGACAGGCTGTTCGACACTTTGGCTTCGGTCCCCACAAGAACAAGGCTCCCCGAGTTCTGTCCAAGGGCCGAAAGTTCGAGCGAGCTCGAGGTCGAAGACGATCTCGAGGTTTCAAGGTCTAA
- a CDS encoding uncharacterized protein (Compare to YALI0B08899g, similar to Saccharomyces cerevisiae YPR098C; ancestral locus Anc_3.411, weakly similar to DEHA0E16588g Debaryomyces hansenii): MVASILATVAPYHLWTYSLLFGATAYQSFYNGIMAYRALPHEHFSNLQAKLFPGYFAFQALASGILLLTPPFVAGPAFYWPLGICLVGGLLNTLILGPANRRVMAQRKAQLDKEGLSHHKDPKASAELKAINKEFAKVHGASVLVNLIAFGAMTFYGATLTGGLLKTIPK, translated from the coding sequence ATGGTCGCATCAATTCTCGCCACAGTCGCACCTTACCATCTCTGGACCTACTCGCTGCTCTTCGGAGCCACGGCCTACCAGTCCTTCTACAATGGCATAATGGCCTACCGAGCTCTGCCCCATGAGCACTTTTCCAATCTCCAGGCCAAGTTGTTCCCGGGCTACTTTGCGTTCCAGGCGCTGGCCTCAGGCATTCTGCTATTGACGCCACCATTTGTGGCTGGCCCCGCCTTCTACTGGCCGCTGGGCATCTGTCTGGTGGGCGGTCTGCTCAACACGCTGATTCTGGGCCCCGCTAACCGACGGGTCATGGCCCAGCGAAAGGCCCAGCTCGACAAGGAGGGGTTGTCCCACCacaaggaccccaaggcGTCggccgagctcaaggccatcaacaaggagttTGCCAAGGTCCATGGAGCCTCGGTGCTGGTCAACCTGATCGCTTTCGGAGCCATGACCTTTTACGGAGCTACTCTTACCGGAGGGCTGCTCAAGACCATTCCCAAGTGA
- a CDS encoding uncharacterized protein (Compare to YALI0B08921g, similar to Saccharomyces cerevisiae SOD2 (YHR008C); ancestral locus Anc_5.590, similar to uniprot|O13401 Candida albicans Superoxide dismutase [Mn] mitochondrial precursor (EC 1.15. 1.1)) has protein sequence MLPNISTQTRPRACPSPALFYPPHSNSIGWEFIRSKPLLPVRQTQTHICTDICIHLSHTMLARNTLRQTIRKAQPMAGRTLTTAVLPKLDYDFGALEPFVAGQINEIHYTKHHQTYVNSFNAASEQLASAEKDGDLKKIVELQNLINFHGGGHINHSLWWKNLAPKGQGGGELPSPDSPLGKAIKEQWGDANKLIETTNAALAGVQGSGWAWIVKNKLTGDIEVITKQNQDPVAGNHIPLVGIDAWEHAYYLQYKNVKADYFKAIWNVINWQEAEKRFLGEAKFVNGQ, from the coding sequence ATGTTGCCCAATATCTCCACCCAAACACGCCCCAGAGCCTGCCCTTCTCCTGCCCTCTTCTATCCCCCACACTCAAACTCAATTGGCTGGGAGTTTATAAGAAGCAAGCCACTGCTCCCCGTTCgccagactcagactcacATTTGTACCGACATTTGTATTCACCTCTCACACACAATGCTCGCCCGAAACACTCTTCGACAGACCATTCGAAAGGCCCAGCCCATGGCCGGCCGAACCCTGACCACCGCCGTTCTGCCCAAGCTGGACTACGACTTTGGCGCCCTGGAGCCCTTTGTGGCCGGCCAGATCAACGAGATCCACTACACCAAGCACCACCAGACCTACGTCAACTCGTTCAACGCCGCCTCCGAGCAGCTGGCCTccgccgagaaggacggagacctcaagaagattgtcgagCTGCAGAACCTGATCAACTTCCACGGCGGAGGACACATCAACCACTCTCTGTGGTGGAAGAACCTGGCTCCCAAGGGCCAGGGTGGAGGCGAGCTGCCTTCTCCCGACTCGCCTCTCGGcaaggccatcaaggagcagtGGGGAGACGCCAACAAGCTGATCGAAACCACCAACGCTGCTCTCGCCGGTGTCCAGGGCTCCGGATGGGCCTGGATCGTCAAGAACAAGCTCACCGGTGACATCGAGGTCATCACCAAGCAGAACCAGGACCCCGTGGCCGGCAACCACATCCCTCTCGTCGGTATCGACGCCTGGGAGCACGCCTACTACCTCCAGTACAAGAACGTCAAGGCTGACTACTTCAAGGCCATCTGGAACGTCATCAACTGGcaggaggctgagaagcGATTCCTCGGTGAGGCCAAGTTTGTCAACGGCCAGTAA
- a CDS encoding uncharacterized protein (Compare to YALI0B08943g, similar to uniprot|Q12109 Saccharomyces cerevisiae YOL097C Tryptophanyl-tRNA synthetase cytoplasmic (EC 6.1.1. 2) (Tryptophan-- tRNA ligase) (TrpRS), similar to Saccharomyces cerevisiae WRS1 (YOL097C); ancestral locus Anc_3.97), whose amino-acid sequence MISEKVHVTPQPQVRYSASMSDPVENVAEQLQDTSIAPSAASKAVEQNITPWDVEGAVDESGKQQAIDYDKLIQQFGTRKITEETLARFKEVTGHEPHIFLKRGVFFSERDLTKILDRYEQGKPFFLYTGRGPSSDSMHLGHMTPFVFTKWLQDVFDVPLVIELTDDEKFLFKPKLKIEDVKKFAVENAKDIIACGFDMNKTFIFSDLQYMGGPFYENVVRVSRQITTSTAKAVFGFQDSDCIGKVHFASIQIATAFSNSFPTIFGDKKDIPCLIPCAIDQDPYFRVCRDVASKLKYPKPSLIHAKFFPALQGSTTKMSASDDTSAIFMTDTANQIKKKINKYAFSGGRTTLAEQQEFGGDPDVDVAYQYLTFFLEDDSELEKLYADYKSGALMTGDLKKRCIEVLQGFVAEFQANRAKATDEVVKEFMNPNREFKWGEVERRVPVKEVVKEKKETK is encoded by the coding sequence ATGATATCTGAAAAAGTGCACGTtacaccacaaccacaagtacgatacagtgCAAGCATGTCTGACCCCGTTGAAAACGTTGCtgaacagctccaggaCACTTCCATCGCCCCCTCCGCCGCCTCCAAGGCCGTGGAGCAGAACATCACTCCCTGGGACGTGGAAGGAGCCGTGGACGAGTCGGGCAAACAGCAGGCCATCGACTACGACAAGTTGATCCAGCAGTTTGGCACGCGCAAGATCACCGAAGAGACTCTGGCTCGGTTCAAGGAGGTGACGGGCCACGAACCCCATATTTTTCTCAAGCGAGGCGTGTTTTTCTCCGAGCGAGATCTCACCAAGATTCTGGACCGATACGAGCAGGGCAAGCCCTTCTTTCTGTACACGGGCCGAGGCCCCTCGTCGGACAGTATGCATTTGGGCCACATGACCCCGTTCGTCTTCACCAAGTGGCTGCAGGACGTGTTTGATGTGCCCCTGGTGATTGAGCTGACGGACGACGAAAAGTTTCTGTTCAAGCCCAAActcaagattgaggacgTCAAGAAGTTTGCCGTTGAGAACGCCAAGGACATTATCGCCTGCGGGTTCGACATGAACAAGaccttcatcttctcggaTCTGCAGTACATGGGAGGTCCCTTCTACGAGAATGTCGTGCGGGTGTCTCGTCAGATCACCACATCCACCGCCAAGGCCGTGTTCGGCTTCCAGGACTCGGATTGCATCGGAAAGGTGCATTTCGCCTCCATCCAGATTGCCACGGctttctccaactccttcCCCACGATTTTTGGTGACAAAAAGGACATCCCCTGTCTGATCCCCTGTGCCATCGACCAGGATCCTTACTTCCGAGTATGTCGAGATGTGGCGTCCAAGCTCAAGTACCCCAAGCCATCGCTGATCCACGCCAAGTTCTTCCCAGCTCTGCAGGgatccaccaccaagatgTCGGCCTCCGACGACACATCGGCCATCTTCATGACCGACACGGCCaaccagatcaagaagaagatcaacaagTACGCATTTTCCGGCGGTCGAACCACCCTGgccgagcagcaggagtTTGGAGGCGACCCCGACGTGGATGTTGCCTACCAGTACCTCACCTTCTTCCTGGAGGACGACTCCgagctcgagaagctgTATGCCGACTACAAGAGCGGAGCTCTGATGACTGGCGATCTTAAGAAGCGGTGCATTGAAGTGCTGCAGGGCTTTGTGGCCGAGTTCCAGGCCAACCGGGCCAAGGCTACCGACGAGGTTGTCAAGGAGTTCATGAACCCCAACCGGGAGTTCAAGTGGGGCGAGGTGGAGCGACGGGTGCCTGTGAAGGAGGTTGTtaaggagaagaaggagaccaaATAA